A window of Castanea sativa cultivar Marrone di Chiusa Pesio chromosome 1, ASM4071231v1 contains these coding sequences:
- the LOC142624449 gene encoding uncharacterized protein LOC142624449, whose translation MEHNWVKLRNRALPEYRQGVKDFIDFAFEHTTMGNKIFCPCKRCNNYFAKTRDDVEGDLLTIGILPSYTRWFRHGEERRFETCDTLDSDDESDEDDESDEDGESDEDYCVAFKETSCVAGDSSGNGTPKEKKKRKKRGRGPTRNLKLSQELKGGEKYEIGWLNGRPVGPHARALINECTKLVREQQNVPLKFTDWKKVPDIKKRKLFDKVLEYFKVEGREKEVWRQMGNSYSNYRDFLKTKFFKPYGEATEEARANVPPGVERDDWNCLVDLWTNKDYMDMCLINKNNRSKNDIVHTSGSKSFQQRSAEEKEKMGHDPTRVQLFDITHVQSNGQAVNEPTQDALMALRDLTDQVNEGVLQMSQDQMFTEVFGPERHGRVRGYGAGITPTKLRGSSSSIMHDLEKQLQESEQKRVEADAEANAKVESLKGEVDQLKSMLEQQASQMAEQSRRFEDMMAQVMSCMTSRSAQSNRASRETTQNRRKKRK comes from the exons ATGGAACACAATTGGGTAAAACTCAGGAATAGAGCCCTTCCTGAGTATAGACAAGGAGTTAAAGACTTCATAGATTTTGCATTTGAGCATACAACAATGgggaataaaattttttgtccaTGTAAGCGATGCAACAATTACTTTGCAAAGACTCGAGATGATGTTGAGGGTGATTTGCTTACTATTGGTATTCTCCCAAGCTATACTCGATGGTTTAGACATGGTGAGGAGAGACGTTTTGAGACATGTGATACTTTGGATAGTGATGATGAGTCAGATGAGGATGACGAGTCAGATGAGGATGGCGAGTCAGATGAGGATTATTGTGTAGCTTTCAAAGAGACAAGTTGTGTAGCTGGAGATTCAAGTGGCAATGGTACTcctaaagagaagaagaaaaggaagaagagaggGCGAGGGCCTACTCGAAATCTTAAATTGTCCCAAGAGCTCAAGGGGGGAGAAAAATATGAAATCGGTTGGTTGAATGGAAGACCTGTAGGGCCTCATGCTCGTGCTTTAATAAATGAATGTACAAAGCTTGTTAGGGAACAACAAAATGTACCTCTAAAGTTCACAGATTGGAAAAAAGTACCAGATATCAAAAAAAGGAAGCTTTTTGATAAAGTATTG GAGTATTTCAAAGTTGAGGGCCGAGAGAAAGAGGTTTGGCGACAAATGGGTAATTCTTACTCAAATTATCGTGACttcctaaaaacaaaattttttaagccATATGGTGAAGCAACAGAAGAGGCACGAGCTAATGTGCCACCTGGAGTAGAGAGGGATGATTGGAACTGTCTTGTGGATTTGTGGACCAATAAAGATTATATG GACATGTGTTTGATAAACAAGAACAATCGTAGCAAAAATGATATTGTCCACACTTCTGGATCAAAAAGTTTTCAACAACGTAGTGCAGAAGAG AAAGAGAAGATGGGTCATGACCCTACCAGAGTCCAATTATTTGACATCACCCATGTGCAATCTAATGGGCAAGCAGTAAATGAACCAACACAAGATGCACTG ATGGCATTGAGGGATCTTACTGATCAAGTGAATGAGGGAGTATTGCAAATGTCTCAAGACCAAATGTTTACAGAGGTGTTTGGACCTGAGCGTCATGGACGAGTTCGTGGCTATGGGGCTGGTATCACTCCTACAAAGTTAAGGGGCTCCTCCTCATCCATAATGCATGACCTTGAGAAACAACTCCAGGAATCTGAGCAAAAACGTGTGGAGGCAGATGCAGAGGCTAATGCTAAAGTTGAGTCGTTGAAAGGAGAGGTAGATCAACTTAAGAGCATGTTGGAACAACAAGCCAGTCAAATGGCAGAACAAAGTAGACGTTTTGAAGATATGATGGCACAAGTGATGAGTTGTATGACCTCACGATCAGCTCAATCAAATAGAG CTTCAAGAGAAACAACgcaaaatagaaggaaaaagagaaaataa